Genomic DNA from Blastocatellia bacterium:
GCGCGCTTGCAGCCTGCATCAGCCCGCAACAAGATGCAGGGCAACCAGGCTAAATGCAATTGAAAATCGCTCGAAGTGAACAAGCTCATGGAACGCGGATGACGCGGATTTGGCCGATCAACGCGGATCAATCCGTGAAAATCCGCCGCATCCGCTTCATCCGCGTTCTATCCAAACTCCACGAGCTTGGAGCGATTTGTGAATGAGTTTACCCTAGGGCGCGCTCGCAGCGTGCATCAGCCCACAAGGATGCGGGGCCTTCAGGCTAAAGGCAATTAAAATCGCTCTAAACAACTCAATCGCCAGTCAATCCACGCATCGAATTGTCGCTACGGCCCAACCACGGTGACACCAAGTGGCGTGCGACCCACATTGGTTGTGCGTATCACCTGATTGTTGATCAGGTCCAAGATCGTCACCGTCCCGTCGTCGGCGTTCGCCACAACGCCATATCGTCCATCGTCCGAGACAGCCACGCGATTCGGACCCGGGCGCATCGTGGCAGCGGAGCGTCCGATGGGAATGTTGGTGATCAGAGCCCCTATGGTGGGCACAATCACCGACAGCGTATTAGCGCGGAGGTTGACCACATAGAGCCGCGTGCCATCACGCGAGATCGTCAGACTCTCAGCGCCCTCGCCGGCCATAATGACCCGCACAACCACATTGAGGAACGTGCTAATGACGCGAATCATGTTCTCGTTGGTATCAGAAGCGTAGACCGAGCTGCCATCGGGTGAGATCGCAACGCACGTCGTATTGGGACCAACGGGAACTTGGGTCACCAGGGGAATTGTCGGAAGAGTGGGATTGACGACCGTCACGGTTCGATCTCCGGGCGTGGCCACATACAATCGGTCCCCTTCCGGCGTGACCACCATGCCAACCGGATTGCTCAGAATGTTGCGCGTCGTGGAGATCAGTTGATTGGTGGCAGTATCAATGATGGCCAGACCGTTAACGTTGAATAATCCCACATAGAGCCGATCGCCGCTCGGGCTCATTGCCAATCCTAATGGGCCGCCACCCGTGAAGATTGTCTGAACCGTCTCATAGGAAAATGCGTCAACCACCGAGACCGTGCCACTGCCGAAATTGGAGACGTACACAAATCGTCCGCCTGGTTGTTTCACAATCCCGATGGGACCTACTTGCACCGGTATGGGCGGTGGATCACTGCCGATTGTTTCCACATTGACCACCGAGAGCGACGCTGAACCATTGTTGGTGACAAACGCCTCGATGGGTGGCACAATGCCGTTGCCTATCAACCGGGATGTACAAGTCGAGTTGATCGGATCGTTCGTCTGCAGCACCAATGTGGCCGTTTGCACGCCAAGCGAAACAGGCGTGAATCGAACCAACACGCCGCGATCCGTGCCCGGGGCAATCGAAATGGGGAACGAGACGTTCTCCAGCCGGTAGGCTGTCGAGCCGGTGATGAAGGCGTTGAAGATGAATAAGGTCTCATTACCTGCGTTGGTGATGCGCACGGTTTGCAGCCGCGATCGTTGCAAGGCCACATTGCCGAAATTGGTTTCTGCTGGCGCTTGGCACACGGCGCCTCTACCCGTTCCTCGTAGACGAACGGCACACCGTGTGGGACCCGGATCACTACTCAAGATTCTCATCAACGCCGTGGCTTCGCCCACTCTGACGGGAGAAAACGCAACGAAGAACGGAAGACTCGCGCCCGGAGCCAGCACAACCGGCAGGCTCGTCGGTTGCAATCGGAACGCCGGGTTATCAATAGAAATGCTGGTAATCAGCAACGATTCATCGCCGGCATTCGAGACCGTGACAACTCCGATGCCCGTCTGCAACAGCGGCACATCACCGATATTGACTTCGCCCGGCGCTTGACATACTGGCCCTTGGCCAATGCCTTGCGCTATGAGCACACACCGAGATGAATCGGGATCATTGCCGATGAGTCGCAACGTGGCCGTCTGGAGCCTGATCGCCGCAGGCGTGAAGCCGACCAGCAGTGTTTGAACGGCGCCCGGCTCAACCGACAGCGGCAATGCACTGACTACACCAAATTGCGGATCGGTTGAATCAACCCGTGTGATGACAAGTGGCTCATTGCCCAGATTCCCGATGACGACCGGTAAATCGGCGCGCTGCCCGATGCGCACCACGCCAAAGCTGAGCGACGTGGGTGTGACGGTGCAAATCGGCGAGCGGCCAACCCCTCGCAGGCGAATGATGTTGCGGTCTGGATCAGGATCGTTCGTGTCAAGCCTCAGCGTCGCCGTTTGCTCACCCAGCGCCGTCGGCGTAAAGCGAATGTTGAGCCGTCGGCTCTCACGCGGTCGTAGGCTCAGCGGCACGCCGCTCACAGCAAACGTTGGATTGTCAATCGTGGCGTTGGTGATTTGGAGCGTGTCAGTGCCCCGGTTGGTAATAACCAGCTCTTGTTGCGCGCCGCCGCTGCCTAAACGCACGTCGCCAAAATCAACCATTGAGCGAGCGGGATCACACACGGCGACACGACCAACGACGACAACACCTGTCGGTTGGTCGCCCTGCGTCGGGAAGACTTGCACATTGTTTGTTTTCAGATCAAGGAGCGAAATCGTATCATCGTCTTCATTGGCCACGACCGCCTTCAACCCATCGGGCGAAACTGCCAAGCGATTGATGCTCGCTCGGGCGGTGCTGGCAGAAGACCCGGTCGGCAACACCGCCATGACTGCTCCGTCCGATGGGTTGAGCACGGTCGCTTGCGGCGTGGCGAGACTGGCTACCACCAATCGTCGGCGATCCGCCGTCAGCGCCACACTGTCGGGACGATTGCCGCTAGCAAACGAACGAATCACACGATTCTCTCGGGTTGAAATCACAGTGATGGTGGACTGGCCGAGGTCGGTCACATAGACCGTGTCGCCTTCAGGAGCCAACGCAATGCCGGCTGGGCTTGGCCCCGTCTCAATCAGCCGGCGCGTAATGACGACGCCCAAATTGACCAACGTGACTCCAGTCGCCCCCGGCGTGACAACGTACAGCCGATTATCCGGCACGTCAGTCCACACCAAGCCGGCCGGTTGCCCCGGCACGCTGATGGGAAGGCCTTGTTGACTATTGGTGTCAGTATTGACCACAAAGATGGAGTCGCCGGCCGGACTGCTGATGTAGAGCCGGCTGCCATCAGCCGTCAGCGCCAATCCCGTTGGCCGAGCCGTGCGACGCAGTTGAATGGTATCAATGACTGCATGACTTTCCGTATCAATGACCGAAACCGTGTTGGTTTGTGAATTGGCCACGTAGACGCGCCGCTGATCAGGACTGACAACCAACGCCGACGGGCCATCGCCCACGCGAATCGGCGGTGCCACGGACGCGCCGCTGCCCAGATCAATCACGCTGACCGTGTTAGAGGCTGTATTGGCCACATAGGCGCGTTGTATAGGATTTTGCTGCGCCTGTGAAGCCATCCAATCGCCTTGCCAACCGAGCATCAACACTAAACCAATAGCTGCTATGGCGATGAATACGTCGCACGCTCTCAGCAAACGAGCGACAGAGGCAGAAAATTGAGTAAAGCTCATGCGATTCCTCCAGTCCTTTGGAATAGCGGCTCCGGGCTAGCCGGCATTATAGTGGCAGTGCAACATCCTGTGCAACCTGCGCGCACGGTGATTTCATCCACATCATCCGTATTCATATCATCTGTCTGAAGGTGAATGACGACACTCGCATGATGGATATGACAACACCTTTGATCCTTGGCCCTGAGCCGGTATAATGGAGAGGCTATGATGAACCGATCCTTCTGCAAAGCAACGATTCACTTCTTCCCCACGCTGATATTAGGTTGCCTGCTGCTGACACACGGGCTGGTCGGCTGGTCGGCTCAAGGCGGTCTGGATAAACGGCCACCTGAGCTGCCGGTAGACCAACTCATTCAGAAGGTAGCCGCGAACGAAAGCCGCCTGCGTGAAGAATTCAAACAATACGCCTTCCGCCAGGAGTTCGTCTTTCAGACCATTGTCGGCCGCGATACGGTGACCGGTGAACTTCGCCGCATCTCGGAAATTGTGTTGGACAAAAAAGGACAACGCATCGAAAAAATCACCTACTTCCCACCTTCACCATTGATCCACATGTTGACGCCGGCTGATTATCACGACCTAGCCGGTGTGCAACCATTCGCTCTGTCGCTCGAAGAACTTCCCAAGTACAAAGTCTCCTATGTGGGTCGTGAACGCGTTGATGAGCTGGACACCTATGTTTTCGATGTCACGCCGGCCGTGCGATTCGACCCAAAGAAGATCAACATCAACGAGCGTTACTTTCAAGGCCGCATCTGGGTTGACACGGAAGAGCTGGTCATCGTCAAGATCGCCGGACAGGGCGTGCCAGAAGACGGCAAGAATCAGTTTCCCAAGTTTGAGACCTGGCGCGAGAATATCAGTAAAGGCATTTGGCTGCCGACCTACACCTACGCTGATGATGTTCTGGAATTCGACACGGAAAATGTGCGTATCCGCATGGTGGTCAAGCTGACCGACTATCGTCGCTTCACCGCCACCCTTGAAGTCTCAGATGAAGAACCCTTACCCCCAGAAAAACCGGCAGCCTCACCTGGGACCAAGCCGAAGCCATGAAGGCGCCTGAGCATGAATGAGCGAAAACGAGTCATCATCGGGACGGCTGGCCACATTGATCACGGGAAAACCATGCTCGTCAAGGCGCTGACGGGCATTGACACGGACCGCCTCAAGGAAGAGAAAGAACGCGGCATCACCATTGACATTGGATTCGCCGACTTGATGGTGGATCACATGCAATTGGCCTTCATTGACGTCCCGGGACACGAACGATTCGTCAAAAATATGCTGGCCGGCGTCCACGGGGTTGACCTCGTCATGCTGGTTGTAGCCGCCGATGAATCCATCATGCCGCAAACACGCGAACACTTCGACATCTGTCGGCTGCTCGAGGTTCAACGCGGCCTGGTGGCCATCACCAAAATTGATCTGGTCGAAGATGAACTGGTTGACCTCGTTGAAGAAGAAGTGCGCGAATATGTTCGCGGCTCATTTCTGGAGGGCGCGCCAATTGTTCGCGTCAGCTCGCGCACTGGCGCTGGATTGGATCAATTGAAGGCCGCGCTCGTTCAACAAGCTGATCTCATTCACACCAAAAAAACAGACGCGCTGCCCCGCTTGCCTGTGGATCGCGTGTTTTCGATCAAAGGCTTTGGCACGATCATTACAGGCACATTGACCTCAGGGATTCTCCGCGAAGGGCAGACGGTTGACATCCTTCCCAGCAGGCGCCGCGCCACGATTCGTGGTCTACAAGTACACAGAGGGTCTGTTCAAACGGCGCAAGCCGGCGAGCGCGTTGCCGCTAATCTGTCGGCCGTGAGCGTAGATCAAGTGACACGCGGCGATGTGATTGTGCCCGCCGGGCGATTCGAACCGACGTCGTTGATTGATGCCCGACTAGACCTGCTGCCGACCGCGCCTCGACCGCTGCGCACGCGCACGCGCGTCCGTCTTCATCTGGGGACGGCGGAAATTCTCGCGCGAGTCGTTCTGCTGGATGCCCACGTGCTGATGCCGGGACAAACCGGCTTTGTCCAATTTCGACTGGAAAGCCCCACATTTGCTGTACCGGACGATCGGTTCATCATTCGTCAGTATTCACCTTGCTTGACCATCGGCGGCGGCTGCGTCGTAGACGGATTAGCGACCAAGCACCCGCCGTTCCATCCCGAACATGCGCGTAGCCAGGCGCTGATTCAGTCGCTGCGCCGGCTCACGTCGGGGTGTCAAATGGAACGGATTCAGGTGTGGGTCGAGTCAGCCGGACGGCGCGGCATCAGCTATGAATCGCTCGCCGCTCGATCAGGACTCACTGATGCGCTCCTGACCGAGGCATTGTCTTCATTGGTCCAGGCTCAACACTTGATCGAAGTCGTCGGCCAAACCCGCTATTACATTGCCACGGCCGTTTACGATCAACTCCGCTCAGCCCTGCAACAAATGCTGGCCGAGTATCATCAAGCTCATCCGCTATCCGAAGGAATGCCGCGTGAAGAAGTGCGAAGCCGATTGATCAGCGGCCAGCGAGATGAATTTTCTGTGGCTCTCTTCGGACGATTGCTTCAAGAACCAGTCTTCGATGCAGAACGAGATGTCGTCCGACTCCGAACGCACCAGGTGAGTCTCTCGCCGCAGGAAGCGCAACAGCGTGAGCAATTGCTCACGGCGATTCAGCAGGCCGGCTATCAAGCTCTGACGCTGGACGAAGTCGCCCAACGAACCGGCGTCAATCCAACCGTTGCGCGTCAATTACTACAGCCAGCGCTGAATCAAGGCCGACTCATTCGTCTGGGCGATTTGCTGTTTGACGCTGATGTGATCAATCACTTGAAAGCCACCATTCGCGCGCATAAAGCGATCAGCAACAAACTCGACGTAGCCGCATTCAAGCAGATCACTGGCGTCAGCAGGAAGTATGCGATTCCTCTGTTGGAATACTTAGACCGCCAAGGCGTAACTCGTCGGATCGGCCAAGAGCGGGTGATCTTGTAATTTGATTGCCTGTCGGGAACAAACTAGCTACAATGGCGTGTCAACCGGTGAGGTCAAATATAAAAACGAGACAATAACCAATGAAATGGGCGTCGGCACATGGTCGGTGGTTGATTTGCGTATTCATTCTTCTCATGTGGTGGCTCATTCAGATGCCATCGGTCGCGCGGGCTGCTCAATCCGAGAGTCCTCAAACGGCTGTTGAACAAGCGCCGAGCCGCGCTGCCCAGACACCGCACCATCAACCGGCAGTCTCTGACCCAGCCGAACCTGCCACGAACGAGGTTCAACGCCGCGCCATAGAAACGCTCCAGTTCCTGAATTCACTGGTTGCCACGCTGGCCACACCTGAACAACAGATCATTGGCTATGCCGTCATCGGCCAGGCGCTGGCAGCGGCTGATCAGGAAGCAGCGCGTCACTGTTTCCGTCAGGCCTTCGCCCTGTTGCAAAAGCGAGCACAGGCAAAAGACCAGCAGGTATCCGAATCGTCCACGTCATCATGGCGCGACCTGCGCAATGAATTGCTCAGTCGTGTTCAACAAGTGGACCCAGCGTTGGCCCGCGAATTGGCTCGCATTGAACAACAACCCGCCCAGTCTTCATCTGAACTCTCCTCGCCCCGACAACGACGACGCGACATGAGACGAGAAGCCGGGCGGCTGCTGTGGGAAGCCTCTCAAAAATTGCCAGACGACCCTATCGTTGCGGCGATGCTGGCTGAACAAAGCTTGTCGTTGGCGGTGACGCCCGGTCTAGGCCATTTCCTTTTGCAATTGCGTCCACATGACGCGCGACGCGCCGATCAACTCTATGACATGGCGTTTGCCGCTGCCATGCGCGCTGTTCCACCATCGCCTGACGATTTGTTGGAATTGGCTGCCTATGTGTTCCCTGCCAGCTTCGCTGGTCGGCGCTCGCACCCGATTGATGCAAGCCGCGCTCGAACGCTTCTTGAGTCACTGACGACGGCGCTGTTGTCAGCAGCGTGGATAGACCAGAGCGACGTTGACGAGCGAGTCTATCATCACGTCTCACGGCAGTTGATCGTGTTTCAACGGCTGATCCCGCTCTATCAACTCTACGCGCCACACTTGATGAACGACGTTGAGCGCATCGTGCAGCAGTTTTTGACGCACGCGCCCAGCCGATTCCAGAGCAAATGGCGTGCGGCAAACGCTCAGGACGACCCGGTCGAGACCACGTTGCGCCAAGCTGAAGCTGAAGCCGATCCGCAATTCAAAGACGAGCTACTAGCGCAGGTGGCCATTACAGCAGCGCGTCGCGGCCAGATGGACCGTGCCGAGCAGATCACCTTTCGCATTCAAAGCCCCTCGCTGCGCCACGAGACGCACCAACATGTCATAGCAGCCGCGATTGAATATGCTATCTCACAACAACAATGGACTGTGGTCCGACACTTGAGCCAACGGCTCGAAGATCGAATGTTACGCGCCGAGTTATTGACGCGGGCCGCCGATCAATCAGCCGAGCGCCAACAATCAAGCACCTCGCTGGAACTTCTGCTGGAGGCACACCAGCTCATTACGCCGGTTGAGCCGTCACCGCGTCAAGCTGAACTCTTTTTCGACATCGCCACCGCCATGCTTAAAACTGAACCGTCCCGAACCTTTGAACCCGCCCTGGCGGGTATACAAGTCCTGAACAAACTAGAAGCAGCCAGAAAAGAAGCACAAAAAGCGCTAGTAAAGGTCGGCACATTCCTATCTGACCGGCTGGCTCGCCAACAATTGGAAGAGGTGTTCGGACGACTGGGACGCGCCGATTTTGATCGAGCGATCCAAATTGCTACGCAATTACAAAATGTGCACCAGCGAATTATCGCTCAAGCGGCAAGCTGCCGAGAGGCGTTGTTACGATTGACCAAATCAAAGAAATCAAAATCAACCGCTCGAACCGATCAACAATAATGCAATGCTGCTGGCCGGGCGCGCGTCTTATTCTCACGTCGGATCGAGCGTGGGCTACTATAGCGATTTTCAATTGCCTTTACTTGGGGAGCGCCCGCCTTGCGGGCTCATGCGCGCCGCAAGTGTGCGCCCCAGGGTAGATTGATTCGCAAACCGCTCTAAGTCCGTGTTGAGTCATCGGCAACGACCTGCTCACAGCCGCGCCGATGGCATGTCCTGGCCTCTCACGCCGACAGCATCTGTAAAAACAGTTGGTGCACTCGACGATCCTCGGTCAATTCGGGATGAAAGGTTGCCACCAAGCATCGCCCTTGGCGAACCAACACCGGATGTCCTTGATGCTCCGCAAGGACCTCCACACCGGCGCCAACATGCCTGATGATCGGCGCGCGGATGAACACAAGCTCCAACGGCGGCGGGCCGAGCGCCGAACTCATCGTCCAATCAATGAAGCTGTTCACTTGTCGGCCATAGGCATTGCGCTCGACCACAATATCAACGAAACCAAGCGACGGTTGCGCAGGATGCTCTACCTGTTTGGCCAGCAAGATCGCGCCAGCGCACGTGCCGAAAAAAGCGCCGCCACGCTCCAGCAACATGTGCAGTGGTTCGATGAAGCCTTCTTCCGTGAGTAGCTTCAACATGGTCGTGCTTTCGCCGCCGGGTAGAATCAGCCCGCAGACATGCGCCAAGCCATCAGGCGTGCGTACTTCGCGCCACCGCACGCCCAT
This window encodes:
- the selB gene encoding selenocysteine-specific translation elongation factor, which codes for MNERKRVIIGTAGHIDHGKTMLVKALTGIDTDRLKEEKERGITIDIGFADLMVDHMQLAFIDVPGHERFVKNMLAGVHGVDLVMLVVAADESIMPQTREHFDICRLLEVQRGLVAITKIDLVEDELVDLVEEEVREYVRGSFLEGAPIVRVSSRTGAGLDQLKAALVQQADLIHTKKTDALPRLPVDRVFSIKGFGTIITGTLTSGILREGQTVDILPSRRRATIRGLQVHRGSVQTAQAGERVAANLSAVSVDQVTRGDVIVPAGRFEPTSLIDARLDLLPTAPRPLRTRTRVRLHLGTAEILARVVLLDAHVLMPGQTGFVQFRLESPTFAVPDDRFIIRQYSPCLTIGGGCVVDGLATKHPPFHPEHARSQALIQSLRRLTSGCQMERIQVWVESAGRRGISYESLAARSGLTDALLTEALSSLVQAQHLIEVVGQTRYYIATAVYDQLRSALQQMLAEYHQAHPLSEGMPREEVRSRLISGQRDEFSVALFGRLLQEPVFDAERDVVRLRTHQVSLSPQEAQQREQLLTAIQQAGYQALTLDEVAQRTGVNPTVARQLLQPALNQGRLIRLGDLLFDADVINHLKATIRAHKAISNKLDVAAFKQITGVSRKYAIPLLEYLDRQGVTRRIGQERVIL
- a CDS encoding choice-of-anchor D domain-containing protein — protein: MSFTQFSASVARLLRACDVFIAIAAIGLVLMLGWQGDWMASQAQQNPIQRAYVANTASNTVSVIDLGSGASVAPPIRVGDGPSALVVSPDQRRVYVANSQTNTVSVIDTESHAVIDTIQLRRTARPTGLALTADGSRLYISSPAGDSIFVVNTDTNSQQGLPISVPGQPAGLVWTDVPDNRLYVVTPGATGVTLVNLGVVITRRLIETGPSPAGIALAPEGDTVYVTDLGQSTITVISTRENRVIRSFASGNRPDSVALTADRRRLVVASLATPQATVLNPSDGAVMAVLPTGSSASTARASINRLAVSPDGLKAVVANEDDDTISLLDLKTNNVQVFPTQGDQPTGVVVVGRVAVCDPARSMVDFGDVRLGSGGAQQELVITNRGTDTLQITNATIDNPTFAVSGVPLSLRPRESRRLNIRFTPTALGEQTATLRLDTNDPDPDRNIIRLRGVGRSPICTVTPTSLSFGVVRIGQRADLPVVIGNLGNEPLVITRVDSTDPQFGVVSALPLSVEPGAVQTLLVGFTPAAIRLQTATLRLIGNDPDSSRCVLIAQGIGQGPVCQAPGEVNIGDVPLLQTGIGVVTVSNAGDESLLITSISIDNPAFRLQPTSLPVVLAPGASLPFFVAFSPVRVGEATALMRILSSDPGPTRCAVRLRGTGRGAVCQAPAETNFGNVALQRSRLQTVRITNAGNETLFIFNAFITGSTAYRLENVSFPISIAPGTDRGVLVRFTPVSLGVQTATLVLQTNDPINSTCTSRLIGNGIVPPIEAFVTNNGSASLSVVNVETIGSDPPPIPVQVGPIGIVKQPGGRFVYVSNFGSGTVSVVDAFSYETVQTIFTGGGPLGLAMSPSGDRLYVGLFNVNGLAIIDTATNQLISTTRNILSNPVGMVVTPEGDRLYVATPGDRTVTVVNPTLPTIPLVTQVPVGPNTTCVAISPDGSSVYASDTNENMIRVISTFLNVVVRVIMAGEGAESLTISRDGTRLYVVNLRANTLSVIVPTIGALITNIPIGRSAATMRPGPNRVAVSDDGRYGVVANADDGTVTILDLINNQVIRTTNVGRTPLGVTVVGP
- the pdxT gene encoding pyridoxal 5'-phosphate synthase glutaminase subunit PdxT — translated: MSQPDVDALSVGVLALQGDFAAHAKVLDAMGVRWREVRTPDGLAHVCGLILPGGESTTMLKLLTEEGFIEPLHMLLERGGAFFGTCAGAILLAKQVEHPAQPSLGFVDIVVERNAYGRQVNSFIDWTMSSALGPPPLELVFIRAPIIRHVGAGVEVLAEHQGHPVLVRQGRCLVATFHPELTEDRRVHQLFLQMLSA